A window of Ipomoea triloba cultivar NCNSP0323 chromosome 2, ASM357664v1 contains these coding sequences:
- the LOC116010217 gene encoding tyrosine-sulfated glycopeptide receptor 1 — translation MLLGGPLHSSSLARRKCCCFNLSGIGFLVIAAVVFLSSAVIICSGACNEIDHQALLSFSLNISSSSSPLNWNNSGDCCDWEGVGCDGNGRVTRLWLPSRDLVGSISPAVANLTSLSQLNLSNNRLSGSLPDVFFSALNSLQVIDLSYNRLTGEVASDERLPSSIHAVNLSSNHFNGTIQSSFFQPATSLASLNFSNNSFHGGIPSLCSISPVIMALDFSFNDLEGHIPHGFGECSRMVILRAGFNKNISGPIPNDIYSVITLQELSLPGNKLSGSIAGNITRLISLRSLALYGNELTGRIPEDIGRLSSLEQLQLHINSLNGTVPPSLMNCTRLKVLNLRVNKLEGELSALDFSKINQLTTVDLGNNNFTGKLPPSLFSCRSLTAVRLATNKLTGEILPEIGELESLSFLSISNNSLTNFMGAIKILSRCKSLSTLILSKSFRDESLPGDENLIGPAGFQNLRTLGLGGCNFTGPIPFWLSKLKKLEVLDLSQNKIMDRIPGWLGNLENLFYMDLSQNLLYGGFPIELVGLWRLSTKEGADQARSYLELPVFVQPNNASNLQYNQMSNLPAAIYLGNNNLEGGIPAEIGQLKYIQVLDLGQNKFSGSIPNNISDLTNLEILNLSWNNLSGIIPASLKNLHFLSSFNVANNHLEGPIPIGGQFDTFPNTSFMGNPGLCGRVLQHPCSSQSPNAPASAQRKSGKKKIVIGLILGICFGITFTLIMIALWLFSKRRVLPRGDAEKADLDTISFNSNPGFSGEVVKDNSIVVLFPRHKNETKDLNIYDILQATDNFNQENIIGCGGFGLVYKATLADGTTLAVKKLTGDMGLMEREFKAEVEALSTAQHENLVSLQGYCVHDGCRLLIYSYMENGSLDYWLHEKTDGASQLDWPTRLKIAQGASCGVAYMHQICEPHIVHRDIKSSNILLDENFKAHVADFGLSRLILPYQTHVTTELVGTLGYIPPEYSQSWIATFRGDVYSFGVVMLELLTGKRPVEVCKPRMSLSRELVVWVQQMRNAGRLDEIFDPLLQHKGFDEEMQQVLDVACMCVNQNPVKRPTITEVVDWLKKVEFNRDTPKQG, via the coding sequence ATGCTCCTGGGGGGACCCCTCCATTCATCTTCTTTGGCTAGGCGTAAGTGTTGTTGTTTCAATCTTTCTGGGATTGGGTTTTTGGTAATAGCAGCAGTGGTATTTCTTTCTTCTGCTGTGATTATCTGTAGTGGTGCCTGCAATGAAATTGACCATCAGGCTTTGCTGTCCTTCTCCCTTAACATCTCCAGTTCATCTTCTCCCTTGAATTGGAACAATTCAGGTGATTGCTGTGACTGGGAGGGGGTGGGGTGTGATGGAAATGGGAGAGTGACAAGGCTATGGCTGCCATCCAGAGACCTTGTTGGGAGCATTTCTCCTGCAGTGGCAAACCTCACCAGTCTCTCCCAACTCAACCTGTCAAATAATAGGCTGTCTGGTTCTCTGCCTGATGTGTTCTTCTCTGCCTTGAATAGCCTGCAGGTGATTGACCTGAGCTATAATCGGTTAACCGGAGAAGTTGCATCAGATGAGAGGTTGCCATCTTCAATCCATGCTGTGAATCTCTCCAGCAACCACTTTAATGGGACAATCCAGTCTTCATTTTTCCAGCCTGCAACCAGTTTGGCTAGTCTAAATTTCAGCAACAATAGCTTCCATGGGGGGATTCCCTCTCTCTGCAGCATCTCTCCTGTAATCATGGCTCTTGATTTTTCCTTTAATGACTTGGAAGGCCATATTCCCCATGGATTTGGGGAGTGTTCCAGAATGGTGATTTTGAGGGCAGGTTTCAATAAGAACATTTCTGGGCCAATTCCTAATGATATTTACAGTGTGATTACACTGCAAGAATTGTCTCTACCTGGGAATAAGCTCTCTGGTTCCATTGCTGGAAACATCACCAGACTTATCAGTCTTAGAAGCCTTGCACTCTATGGGAATGAGTTGACAGGAAGAATTCCAGAAGATATTGGAAGGCTATCCAGCTTGGAACAGCTGCAGCTTCATATTAACAGTCTGAATGGGACTGTGCCCCCATCTCTAATGAACTGCACCAGGCTGAAAGTGCTGAATTTGAGAGTCAATAAGCTTGAAGGTGAACTCTCTGCTCTTGATTTCTCCAAAATCAATCAACTAACCACCGTTGATCTTGGAAACAACAACTTCACTGGGAAATTGCCACCAAGCCTGTTCTCATGCAGGTCGCTGACCGCAGTTCGCCTGGCCACAAACAAGCTAACCGGAGAAATACTGCCTGAGATAGGGGAATTAGAATCACTGTCCTTCCTCTCTATCTCCAACAACAGCCTGACCAATTTCATGGGGGCGATTAAAATCCTCTCCCGGTGCAAGAGCCTCAGCACATTGATCCTCTCCAAGAGCTTCCGGGATGAATCATTGCCTGGTGATGAGAATCTGATTGGCCCTGCAGGATTTCAGAATCTCAGGACTCTTGGTTTAGGTGGCTGTAACTTCACTGGCCCAATACCCTTTTGGCTGTCTAAACTTAAGAAGCTTGAGGTTCTTGACCTCTCTCAGAATAAAATCATGGACAGGATTCCAGGTTGGCTGGGAAATCTTGAAAATCTGTTTTACATGGATTTGTCACAGAACCTCCTTTATGGAGGCTTCCCAATAGAGCTTGTTGGACTGTGGAGGCTTTCAACAAAGGAGGGTGCAGATCAGGCAAGAAGTTACTTAGAGCTGCCTGTTTTTGTGCAGCCAAATAATGCCTCCAATCTGCAGTACAATCAAATGTCCAACTTGCCAGCTGCAATTTATCTGGGAAACAACAATCTTGAAGGAGGTATCCCAGCAGAGATAGGGCAGCTGAAGTATATTCAAGTCCTGGATCTTGGTCAAAACAAATTTTCTGGGAGTATTCCCAATAACATATCTGACCTCACAAACTTGGAGATTTTGAACCTGTCTTGGAACAACCTGTCTGGCATCATTCCAGCATCACTTAAAAACCTCCATTTCTTGTCTTCTTTTAATGTTGCTAACAACCATCTTGAAGGTCCTATTCCAATTGGAGGCCAGTTTGACACCTTCCCAAACACCAGCTTCATGGGAAACCCAGGGCTTTGCGGTCGAGTTTTGCAGCATCCTTGCTCCAGTCAGTCACCAAATGCACCAGCTTCAGCTCAAAGGAAAAGtgggaagaagaaaattgtGATTGGCCTTATTCTCGGGATCTGTTTTGGCATCACCTTCACCCTCATCATGATAGCTCTTTGGCTATTTTCCAAAAGGAGGGTGCTTCCAAGAGGTGATGCTGAAAAGGCAGACTTAGACACTATATCCTTCAATTCCAATCCCGGATTCTCTGGTGAGGTTGTGAAGGATAACAGCATTGTGGTATTGTTTCCCAGACACAAAAACGAGACTAAGGATCTCAACATTTATGACATATTGCAAGCCACAGACAACTTCAACCAAGAAAATATAATTGGTTGTGGGGGTTTCGGGCTCGTCTATAAAGCTACTTTAGCAGATGGGACTACTCTAGCTGTTAAGAAACTTACAGGTGATATGGGGCTGATGGAAAGAGAGTTTAAGGCAGAGGTGGAGGCCCTATCCACAGCCCAGCATGAGAATTTGGTGTCTCTGCAAGGCTATTGTGTCCATGATGGCTGCAGATTATTGATCTATTCCTACATGGAAAATGGAAGCCTAGACTACTGGCTGCATGAGAAGACTGATGGAGCATCCCAACTCGACTGGCCAACTCGGCTGAAGATTGCACAGGGAGCAAGCTGTGGGGTGGCTTACATGCACCAGATATGCGAACCACATATCGTGCATCGTGACATAAAATCCAGCAACATCCTCCTCGACGAAAACTTCAAAGCACACGTAGCAGACTTCGGCCTGTCCAGATTGATCCTTCCTTACCAGACTCATGTCACCACTGAACTAGTGGGCACTCTAGGCTACATTCCCCCGGAGTACAGCCAATCCTGGATTGCCACTTTCAGGGGCGATGTCTACAGTTTTGGAGTTGTCATGCTTGAATTACTGACTGGCAAGAGACCTGTGGAAGTATGCAAGCCCCGGATGTCACTTTCAAGAGAATTAGTAGTATGGGTGCAACAGATGAGAAATGCAGGAAGACTAGATGAAATATTTGATCCTCTTCTACAACACAAGGGGTTTGATGAAGAGATGCAACAGGTTCTGGATGTGGCATGCATGTGTGTCAACCAGAACCCTGTCAAGAGGCCAACAATCACAGAGGTAGTTGACTGGCTAAAGAAGGTAGAATTCAACAGAGACACACCAAAGCAAGGGTGA